A genome region from Chiroxiphia lanceolata isolate bChiLan1 chromosome 5, bChiLan1.pri, whole genome shotgun sequence includes the following:
- the CKAP4 gene encoding cytoskeleton-associated protein 4: MSAAKHRGAKGGSPPAAANEKGAQPGGAEEPAAKKPATAGHGRGGRAGGGGRSGAGPRRGWALLLGAAVVLGAALPAGWYVQQLREEVGRSAREMEASVRQRQELAGTLDAVVQKVHSLQTTFEEFESMMKIVQQKQEVTEKAVKQGESEINRISEVLQKLQNEILKDLSDGIHMVKDARERDFTSLENTVEERLTELTKSINDNIAVFTEVQQRSQDEINNMKTKVGSLEQADVYKHEIKVLKDAFDKMQASMKIKEKDIETLKSTIDSMESDVYTEVKELVNLKQEHEKFKEAADTEHLSLKALQEKVLRAEDSIMQLPSDIKRLDEDLLQVKADLNKWEDNELFRRALETFGKNSEGLESRLRHIEDSLESLTSVVAQSSEKLQSFFSKEAEYENKLSTLQQSVSTLQGLSNMDVTSVTDVLKSLGEAQTSLYDDVENLRKSISDLPSSGALQDVQKQISTLLDQGNLQAGQAHSQGYLEKFSSVEGSVDELRSSVSQVDSDLKMIRTAVDSLVAYSVKIESNENNLESVKSSVDDLRNDLERLFVKVEKIHEKV, encoded by the exons ATGTCGGCCGCCAAGCACCGGGGCGCGAAGGGGGGcagcccgcccgccgccgccaaCGAGAAGGGCGCGCAGCCCGGCGGCGCCGAGGAGCCGGCGGCGAAGAAGCCGGCGACGGCGGGGCACGGCCGGGGCGGCAGGGCCGGCGGGGGGGGCCGCTCCGGCGCCGGCCCCCGCCGCGGCTGGGCGCTGCTGCTGGGCGCCGCGGTGGTGCTGGGAGCCGCTCTGCCCGCCGGCTGGTACGTGCAGCAGCTGCGGGAGGAGGTCGGGCGGAGCGCCCGGGAGATGGAGGCCTCGGTCCGGCAGCGGCAGGAGCTGGCCGGCACTCTGGACGCCGTGGTGCAGAAG GTACATTCTCTTCAAACCACATTTGAAGAATTTGAATCCATGATGAAAATtgtgcagcagaagcaggaggTTACCGAGAAGGCTGTTAAACAAGGGGAGAGTGAGATAAACCGGATCAGTGAAGTGCTTCAGaagctgcaaaatgaaattttgaaagaCTTGTCTGATGGCATCCACATGGTGAAGGATGCGAGGGAACGAGACTTCACATCTCTGGAAAACACAGTGGAAGAGAGACTAACAGAGCTAACAAAGTCTATAAATGATAACATTGCTGTATTCACTGAAGTCCAGCAAAGGAGCCAAGATGAAATCAACAATATGAAAACAAAGGTTGGTTCACTAGAACAGGCAGATGTGTATAAACATGAAATTAAGGTGCTAAAAGATGCTTTTGATAAGATGCAAGCATCcatgaaaatcaaagaaaaggaCATAGAGACCTTGAAGAGTACAATAGACTCCATGGAGTCTGATGTGTATACTGAAGTGAAAGAACTAGTCAACCTCAAACAAGAACATGAGAAGTTCAAAGAGGCTGCAGACACTGAGCACCTTTCATTAAAAGCTTTACAAGAGAAAGTTCTGAGAGCTGAGGATTCAATTATGCAGCTCCCTAGTGACATTAAAAGACTTGATGAAGATTTACTGCAAGTTAAAGCTGACCTCAACAAATGGGAAGATAATGAACTCTTCAGAAGAGCATTAGAAACTTTTGGGAAGAACAGTGAAGGACTGGAGTCTCGCTTGAGGCATATAGAAGACAGCCTGGAGTCTCTAACTTCTGTTGTTGCTCAAAGCAGTGAAAAGTTGCAATCTTTCTTTTCTAAGGAGGCAGAATATGAGAATAAACTCAGTACCCTACAACAAAGCGTTAGTACCCTTCAGGGTCTCTCAAATATGGATGTAACTTCAGTCACAGATGTTCTGAAAAGTCTTGGTGAAGCACAGACCTCGCTGTACGATGACGTGGAAAACTTAAGGAAAAGTATCAGTGACCTGCCATCCTCCGGTGCTCTCCAGGATGTCCAGAAGCAAATCAGTACTTTGTTGGATCAAGGAAATCTTCAGGCAGGTCAAGCACATTCTCAAGGCTACCTTGAGaagttttcttctgtggaaGGCTCTGTAGATGAACTGAGATCTTCTGTTAGCCAGGTGGATTCTGATTTGAAAATGATAAGAACTGCAGTGGATAGTTTAGTCGCCTACTCAGTGAAAATAGAAAGTAATGAGAACAACTTAGAGTCTGTGAAAAGCTCAGTAGATGACCTGAGGAATGATCTGGAAAGGTTGTTTgtgaaagtagaaaaaatacatgaaaaagtTTAG